A genomic segment from Amphiura filiformis chromosome 10, Afil_fr2py, whole genome shotgun sequence encodes:
- the LOC140161838 gene encoding serotriflin-like produces MAAIGLFLLALTSAAVLFSHSNSIENEEFEQKWGVKNVVPDVLGDGEVVKRQTTGTIVHFTQAEKDAILNRHNELRGQVSPSAQDMEYMYWDDNNAKTAEQWVATCTWGHSQSGENMWATPGTLGSPPGGLSATNSWARETKNYDFDANTCSGVCGHYTQLAWSNTNRLGCGAAFCPDSAGSESGDWIVACHYSPYGNTGGRPYEKGPSCAWCRSGSGWCIKKHALNICVEEYDNSILVDRTSRDCKTDGVTCDCPIKCQNCGTKNDNECTCSCQNGWWGPDCQEECKDEVGYSWCWSGYSGSCQSYYYLIAKHCPVMCGDCGVATGSEPPCNE; encoded by the exons ATGGCAGCAATCGGTCTGTTTCTCTTGGCTTTGACTTCCGCAGCTGTTCTGTTCTCACATTCTAACTCCATAGAAAATgag gAGTTTGAACAGAAATGGGGTGTCAAAAATGTAGTACCTGATGTATTAG GTGACGGCGAAGTCGTGAAAAGACAGACAACTGGTACGATAGTGCATTTCACCCAGGCTGAGAAGGATGCCATATTAAACAGACATAACGAGTTAAGGGGGCAGGTGTCACCTTCAGCACAAGATATGGAGTACATG TATTGGGATGACAACAATGCTAAAACGGCTGAACAATGGGTCGCTACTTGTACATGGGGACACAGTCAAAGCGGTGAAAATATGTGGGCTACTCCTGGCACTTTGGGCTCACCTCCGGGTGGCCTTAGTGCGACCAATAGTTGGGCCAGGGAAACAAAAAACTATGACTTTGACGCAAATACTTGCTCGGGCGTATGTGGTCATTACACTCAA CTTGCGTGGTCAAATACAAACCGTCTTGGATGTGGAGCAGCGTTTTGCCCGGATTCTGCAGGAAGTGAGTCTGGAGACTGGATTGTAGCTTGTCATTATTCGCCATA CGGAAATACCGGTGGTAGACCATACGAAAAGGGACCAAGCTGTGCATGGTGTAGATCTGGATCGGGTTGGTGCATTAAAAAACATGCA ttaaatatatgtgttgaagaATATGATAATAGTATCTTAGTGGATCGAACTTCCA GAGATTGTAAAACAGACGGCGTCACATGCG ATTGTCCCATTAAGTGTCAGAATTGTGGCACTAAGAATGACAATGAATGCACATGTTCTTGTCAGAATGGATGGTGGGGACCAGATTGCCAGG agGAATGTAAGGATGAAGTCGGCTATAGCTGGTGTTGGTCAGGTTACAGTGGTTCATGCCAGAGCTACTACTATTTAATTGCTAAACATTGTCCAGTTATGTGTGGTGATTGCG GAGTGGCAACTGGAAGCGAACCACCGTGTAATGAATG A